A region of the Pelecanus crispus isolate bPelCri1 chromosome 1, bPelCri1.pri, whole genome shotgun sequence genome:
AGATGAAGGCATTCTTATGCTCCCTGGTTCTTTTAGGTATTTATGAAAGGTGTAACTACTTTGGAGGTGGATGGAGCAAACAGAAGTCCTGGGGGCACTAATTGCAGAGCAGGCAAACTAGCTATGCTGACTTCATTTGGCAAGGAAATGGGACTCCTTTATGAAGAATTCAGAGGAACAATTGCCTTTCAGGCACTTATGAAGCCAAGGGGGGGCTGGGTGAAGAAAAAACCtggatctcttttttttttttttttactaggtGAAATAACAAGCAGTTACTTTAGTTAGTAGTGGATACTTCTCCTAAAGCTGATCCTCAAAAATATCTGGGCTAACAGGATTTGAATTCCTAGCTGAAGCTAGTAAGCATTTCCTAGTCCTTAGCTTTTCTGTAGTATAATGATGAACAAGTGCGTATCTTTGATGTATTTGTTGTTTcgttttttttaacctgtttggTCTGTAATATGTAGTCCACTTCTTTCTTAGTATGCATTGCAAGGGGGTTTTATAAGTTTAGTTTTATATGGGGTAGAAAGAGAACTGGGAACTACTGCAGATGTTGTTATCTTGTGCCAAGGTGGTggtgaaatttcttttctttataaagaTTTTTCTATACTTTCATGGAGAGAAGTTCCTAGCTTTCTGATTGTATCAAATCCTTTCCTCATAATAGACCATTTTATTtaacaaagccagaaaaatgtTTATGCTGTGAGTTTGGAataaatgtagctttttttatttactaaatTCTGACTTTTGTCTAGAACATTCACTAAGAAACAACTGTATTTTGCAGGCAATAGCAGTTGAGAGCGCAAGTGTATTAGTGCACTGCTCAGATGGCTGGGATAGGACTTCCCAAGTTTGTTCTCTTGGAGCTCTCTTACTAGATTCCTATTACAGAACAATCAAAGGATTCATGGTAAGCAAGCTGTTGCATTGTTGAGGAGTTCCCTAGTAAATGAAGGATGTAAAATGTTTGAGTGTGAAAGGGAACGGTGTAAACATACtgatctctctttttttgtagttacaaatataaaataagacTTGCAGTACACTGATAAATCTTTCCTTTAGAAATACTTTGCTACTGGGAAGaaccatttatttaaaatctaaaaactgaaatacaaatagcAGATTGCAACACTTCTGTAGGGTGCCTAAAGCAATGATTGCCTTTTGCATCTGAAAAAGCCCCTTATCTACGACATACAAGGATTCCAAAGTGCTTATGTGAGATAGTAGATGTACTAAATTATAGTAGCTCTGTGCTTTTATCACTTGTCCCAAAATCaacattattaaaatgtaaaaatgacagCTCCCCCAGTGACAGAGACCTGACGATGTTTAAGCAATCtaaatttcttcatctttctatAGAGAGAAATTCCGGTGTGATTATTCCAAATTTCAGAGTAGGAAAATCAATGGTGTTTTGCAGTAGTAATACAACTAATAATGCAACTCCTGAAAGATAGTACATAAAACTAGTTCCATGTATTGGTTAGAACTAACTGCCACAAATATTACAAGAAACAAAAGTGAAGTTGAGGAGGAATTAGAAGAGGATTCATTTCTTGTGAATAGTGAGAATGTGTTTAATCTTTAGGGAAGTTATTTaatctcttttgtttttcagtcctCACTGTCAATTAGATTTCTGGGAAAACTTCTGCAATGGGCAGGCAGTCCTGTGTTCCTTTTGGTGCTTGATACTGTGACTGAAGTCATAAAACAAGCTACTGTTGATATTAACAAGCTACAAAATGTTACAAAAGATTATATTGTGTGGTTTTATGTAAACTATAATAGCAGGAATGCAATactaaatttttttcctatacttTGCAATTTCTTGCAAGTTGGTGGATAATCTACTTGTGAAGTTATACAACATTAGTATACTAAAGCGAGCCTGGCTTAGCAGCAGTTATCTGATTGTCAACTTGCTAAACTCTTTTACTAGTTTTAGAAATATGATTTGAGAATCTCTTGTGAAAGAATTCCAAGGAAACAAAGGAACTAACAGGTGACAAATAATTACTCCTACTGTAGTTTGACTCCAATTTAAAATTCAACATACCGATAACCTGTGGGGTTAATACTATAGATGTACAATTGAGTAACGTTTCATgtgagattttgtttttcttacccTCTAGGTCTTGATAGAGAAAGACTGGATCTCTTTTGGGCACAAGTTCTCTGACAGGTAGTTCACTTCCAATACAGTAAAATATATCAGTGAACTGAACTAAgtattcttaaaaacaaaagacaactTGTGGATGTTAAACTACTGCAGTGTTGCTAGAAACTTTGCAATGAGTAAGCTATTTTCAGTAGACAATGCACTCTGTGTGTTGCTATTTATTCAAATATCTATTGGATAATTGATTTATGTTATAGACATAAATTTCTAGTGCTACCAGTGCCTCACTCTCAGATGTCAATGACTGCAGCTAGGTCTGCATGTATGCATAGACAGTGCAAAACCAATCTAAAGCTGTGTCCCGGCTAGTTAAGCGATATAAAACAGTTCTGATATCTCATAAAAATGAGTTTacatttatgtttattttaatgatgGAGTCACACCTACCTTTAGAAGTCCTGTATGTTAAGAGTTCTGTGTTTTCCCTTGATCTGCCTATCATCAGCTATGATGGTAGCCTTACTGCTATTTACTGcttattaatttgcttttagcTGGTGTACTCCAAATGTTGGCTATGGAAGTAAGACACAAAGGAACTTAACtgtcttctgttgcttttctgtacTGAATACAGATGTGTGATTACTTACAAGTCAGAAAAATAGGTTAAATATAGACTTATTTCTATTCAAAAATTGCCCCAGTTCTCAAAGTTAGGTGCTTAATCTCCAAACCAAAGCTAGTGTCAAATTAATGtgctgtcatttaaaaacaacTAAGACTTTTTTGATTTCTAACTTAAACCGGTTTTGATCTGTTTACGGAATCTTTTTCAGGTGTTGTCAGCTGGATGGTGATCCAAAAGAGATCTCACCAGTATTCACCCAGTTTTTAGAAAGTGTGTGGAATCTGACTGAGCAGTTCCCACAAGCCTTTGAGTACAATGAAGCTTTCCTCCTTCAGATCCATGAACATGTCCATTCATGCCAGTTTGGTAACTTCCTTGGAAACTGCCAAAAAGAGCGAGAAGAACTAAAGTAAGCAGACATATTGTAATGTGTCTTTTGTTTATTCTGGCAGACTAAGAACTCCTGTGAATCTTCTTCATTTTGGGCTCTGAATAGAAATAGAGACAGGACTGGTAGTactgaaaatgctgaactgCATCAGGGAACAGCAGTGCTTCTCGTGCTTTTGCACACTGAAGACAGTCTTTCTAATTCTGGGAGAAAATCCCATGCCcatttttcaaagggaaagtTAAGgcttctttctcccctcccaccctAAAAATAGGTAAGCTTAAGTTTGGAAGTATCACTTAATTCCCTCCCCCAGTCTATTTTTAGGTAACTTTAAAATTCTTGCCTGCCTAAGACTAATTACTGTCAGTTAGAAGTATTAATAGGATGTCTCCTAATGCTTTCACTTGGAAAACTTCTGTAAAGTTTTCATCAGTTCATCTTTGtttcaaactgtattttaaaaccgTTTATTGCAGGTAGGCAAAACTTGCACAGCATAAGGAGTAGTACTTCTAAAACTGACAGTTTTATCCAACCTTAGCATATGCCAAGAAGAAGCTGATTTTACTAAGAGCTTATTTTTTTGAATTATATATTTGAATTATATAATTCAATATTTATAAGTATTTCTGgtaacttcttttaaaaaagttaagatCGATTTGTTATGTTGAGTTGAGCAGCTTCTGTTTTTGCTTGGAGTCAGTGTTTTGACCTTGATCTCTTCTTGCTTAAAGACTAAAAGAGAAGACATATTCTTTGTGGCCGTTCCTTCTGGATGAACAAAAGAAGTATCAGAATCCTCTGTATAATCCAGATTTTTCTCCAGAACTAACTCTTTTGGAGCCTAATACGGTATCATTCAATTTTAAGTAAGTTTAAATTATATGCAGTATCTCTTCTTCAATTTTGTCTTTATCCTGTGTAGTTAAAACTGTCTGCTGCATGCAGGTTTTGGAGAAATATGTACCATCAGTTTGATCGAAGTATGCATCCCAGGCAATCTGTGTTCAATCTTATAATGAACATGAGTGAACAAAATAAACAACTGGAGGAAGACATTAAAGAACTGGAAGCTGTAAGTATTACAAAATAAGTGTGTGTACTTGTGACTTGTTCTTCAAAATCACGTTTATAGTCTGCAATAGTGCTGCTAGCTTTCACATGAATGTCACTACTGTATGGCCTAGCACTTAGTCTATGTAATGTTGACTTTGACTTTCAGTGTATGCTTCTGTGCTGAATGCCAGACTATGCAGCCAATGTTTTGCTCTTAGGCacaatttgttttgctttactgaTGGACTGTATTACGTAGAAGTGCTCCTACTATCAAAGCATTACTGAAGATGGCTTAATGTGGGTTAAATTTATGTGAAACTTATCTTAAGTAACAAGGTACCCATCATAGCTACAGCTGTGCTGGTAAACCaaagactgaaaatgttttatttccattatagCTACTAAAATGGACACAGTAAGTATTGTCCTTCTTCTAACTTCATATGCAGGTGCATGCTGTTGTAAGTCATCATAATTATGGGGCATATATGTCGCAATGCTTATTTGAAGACAGGGCTAAATCCAGAGATCAGATTTCTATAAATGACTTCTACTAGGTGCTACAGTAAACAGCCAGGAAAGACTGAACAGTGTATCTCACTTTATTCTCATATGACTTAATCAGTGGCTTTTAATTGATACTTCATTCTAGTCAGTTAAGGTGCTGAAACTTCTGAGTAATACCTTCTAAAAAATGCAAGAGTTTTCTCATTATcagttttacttcttttgtGTGGCTAAAAATGGTAACACAACTCCTGCATATGATGTTGCGGGGAGGGGAAGTACAGCTTTTCTAGGAGGAAAGATTTTATTAAACTGATCCTACTGTAATGTAATGAATGCAGGTCACTTAAACTGTATCAAATCTTAATTGcatatttaaaagtttttatacAATGGAAGCAGCAAGATGAAGACTCAAGATGAAGCAAGCTGGAAGAATAAACAAGATGTAAAGTGAAGtctcagattttaattttctagaaCCTTGTTCCAAGGTGTTAACTTCACCTGAGCCTATGTTTCTCACTTGAGTGGTGAAGAGATGTAGTTGTTTGAAATCTTGATGTATACTTCCCTACAGCTGTTTCCATCTTCAAAAAGTCAGTGTCAAGAGACACCCAAGTCTTCTGGGCTCCGTCTCAGTTCTAATAGAACACAAACACATCAACgaaaaaaaacagttcagtTTAACTAGTTCAAGCTCCCAGTTACTGGGTGAGAttgtttgaattaaaaaaacaaaacaaaaccaaactgatgtctgcccccttcccccctccccctcccaaaaaaaaccaaccccaaacaacccacaaaccaaccaaagaacaaaacccaaaataacattaatctaaatctttctttttcacttgctCATTGCTTGCAGGGTAGGTCCTTTCCTCCAGTCCTGCTTTCTAGTTGACATCTTTTAGTTTATTCCTGCATTTGGACAAACTGTATTGGCCTTTTTCAGATCTAAAGGAAAAGTCTTTTAGAAGGTTTTTAGGAAAGACATAAGGGCTTAGGTATGAAACTGCTCTTTGTCTTTAAGAGACTTGTGGTCTACTGCAAGGTCTCTGCTTGCTAATGGTACCAAGGCCTGGCTTCCTCTGCCTGTACTCAAGAAAGTATTGCCATCTTGATAACAACCAACCAAAGGGCAAGCCTGGAAGAACCTCTCCTTCTCTATGGATGTTGACAGGCAAcctttctgtcttctgctcaGCAGCAAATTTTAAGTATACAGTGCTTGTAGCATCTGCTGTGAACTGTGGGGGAAAAATGTCTTACCCTAACATTTAATAATACTGTTACATATCTAACCTAGGGTATGTAATACAGGGTTCTGCAGACACCGAGCTGGCCAGCAAAACAAGTGGATTTGCTTCCTTTCAAAGCAGAATATTATCAGTAAAGCAGTCATGCTCACTGTTAGTAACTGTTCtctatatttcagaaaataaagcagagaagTGGGCAGTCAGATGCAATCCTTGTGAAGGAACATCAGCAGTCTGCTCATCCTGCACCCATGGCACTGAAGAGCCCTCCATGCTTCAAGAAGGAGCAGCCACTGATCCCTGTGAATGATGCTGTAAGAACTATAGAGGGCAGCAACACAGCAGACAATCGCTACAGTGAATTTGTGGCCGAGTTCTCGAAAGCTGAGCCTGCTGTTGTCAGCTTGGAGTACGGAGTAGCCAGGATGACCTGCTAATTAAAATCGGGCACTGTGCTCCTCTTCTAGACTGACTGAATTAAGAGCTGGATTATTTTGAGGATGGGTCTGTCCTGCATGACCAAAACATGATTTGTATATCAGCAAATTTTGTTAATGTAGACTAGAACAGCATGCTAGTTGTCAAGTGTTTGCTgttctcttaagaaaaaaaagtgtagttgtgttttaaaagaaatagggGCATTTGGTAAGTAGTGACTAAATATCAAGGAATGGTATGTCTTTGGACTTAAGTCAGTTTGCACTAAATTGATTAAAACAGTAATACTACTTTATTCAGTATAGGAAAACACAGGTGGTCTTTCATGGATTGATTTTATTTGGGCAAGAAAACTTGAGCTTTCTATTTTAGGAACTGAAGCTACATGTATATATTGCATATGATATGAATATGTATACCCTTGTTTAATGTCACCCAGTACTAACTTTCAGTGTATTAAGTGCCATGGAAAAGTACAATGTATTTCAAATCATAAATAGTTGGCCTTAAACCTGTCAGATCAATGATACTGTTGTCCTTTACTATGGCAGTCTACCTGGCTCTGTTTACATTGTGTTTGCTCAAATTGTTATATTCAGTCCTGCTTTAAGGAAATAAGGAATGAAGCATGCCTAAGCTGGCACGGCCTTTCAGCAAATAGCTATATGAATGTTAACTTATCACTGAAGACTGTTCTTTCTTCCAGTTCCtccatttaaaatgtaacagattggcctgcttttcttctctggcaGCTCACTAGATTGAGCATCTTTGAAGCTACAGGTTGTGTCTGACCTTAAAAGTTTTGATTTGTGGCAAGGTATTTAAGTGTAGagtaaaaagattaaaacatgccatgtaagaaaacaaaactcagcCAATAACTGAACTGTGAAGTTCATTCAGATTGTTTACTGTGCACTGTGCAGCTGTTCAAGTTGCAAGAATGGAAGCAAAAGTTTTGGAAGTGTAGTCTATTGACATTGTTCCCAAGTGCAGAAGAAGTCATTTATGTGTCCAAAGCTCAGGAGAAACTGAGTGCCTCCTAAATCTTTCATTAGAAGAAGAGTTTAGTTTTTAGTGTAAAAACTTGTCCAACCTGTGcatattttaagtaatttcaGTACCATCTGGAGATCTTTATGTAATTGGAGGGAGGACAAAAACTTCTTCTAGCAGGATGCAGTAGAGATCATGGGACataagaaaaaagggggaaactTAGTTTGTAAGCTTAATTATGTAGCTGTAACCTTTGAGTAAGGGAGCAGGTTTCTGCTGAACTTTGTCTTGTGATGGATTTTCTGAGCAGATAACAGAATAGGGAAGATAAATGCTGGTGCCTGGTTCTTAAATAGAGGTATAAAATATAACTTTGGGTATTAAGATCTGTAGGTATGATGCTAGATTAATGCTGCTGACCTTTTATCTCtggatttaaataatttttggcTACAAGTGAAAACGAGTTTATTCTCACCCTAATCCCTGAAGtctgttttgttaaaattaCTGGTGTGCCACACACAACTTGACAAAATTGGCAGCATTTCCTTCTGCACCATATTTGATTCAGGAGTCTCTTAACAAGGCCAGTATAGGTCATGATCAAGTTGCACTTGTGAAGCTGTCTGGGAGGAATTAACTGTGACTCCTGGATTTGAGTATTAATTCACCCATTTCActaatttgtttcttaaaagtctataaatgtaaataaaggttcataagtatttttattcccaAGGATATGAGCATAGTGTCATCTTTAAAAGACATTATCCAGTCATTTAAACATGTTTAGAATTTTTCCACTAGAGGTTTTGATAGTTTCATGTTTGCACAGTGGTGCCTTACAGGGTTGCAGCAAGAGAGGTTTTTGTGCCTTGTTATTTATtgtctccccttctccctcacCTTCTGTATCAACTTGGTTCTGtggttttcctttggaaaaacatCTTGTATGTTAAGCTTGTGTTGTATCTCAGTAGTAACAAATTTATCACTGACAATATAGGTAAGTGTTATCAATTTGtacttgtttgttttactaTTTAGCTGCTCTGGTGTGCCATGTACACTTCATATTTATTGTTTAGAGTTTATAGACTCAAAAGATTATATTAAGCTTTTTTGCAAATATTGTTGTATGTCGTTTTTACTCTAACAACCATCTAGAGTACCCCTGTATTCAAGGCTTTTAAAGAGAAGATCTGTTCCTTTTCAGTACTGTTAAAGtgaggtttttatttcagtcttcagGCCCTTTTATTGGCAGAGTTCACTTCTTAGCAAAAGGAATTGGgatgcctttttattttacatcaaGGTAGGCATGTTAGGTCAGCTTTAAAATGCCATAAAACTATCTGCTCAAGCACAGAACCTGTTTCTTTATCAAAAACTACAATACTTACCGATCTGAAGTAAATATTCTATTCCAGTTAATATGCGAATAGAGTTTTATAAGGCTGTTTTGTAGAGCAGCCTTCTTATAAAGTCCAGATAGTTCTGCCAACTCAGCCCCCAGGGTAGCCAGTGAGAAAAGTTcctgcagagaggcagctgtCACTTCTCATTTGCTGTTTAGGCTTAAGCCAAAACTACCTAAAGCACATGGAAAGCACATGGGACCTGTGGTGAAGTAAATAGATGGTACCAAAGTGAGCTCCAACAGAAAGCTTGGCAGGATGGCCAGGACTCAGCACAGTGGGACTGTTCCGTGTCCTTCAACAAGGGTTTAAAAAACATCAAGCAAGTTGGCTAAACTGTGGCAGAAGCTGTCTGGAAgcagaaagaattttaatttttatttcagtggatgAACTTTTCATCATCACGAACATGCTGCTTCAGGAGCAGTTACAATACTGAAAGGTGCCTGGTACAGCTCAAAATAATGTGCAGAACTCTTTCAAGCTGCAGCATTAACATGTAGTTGGTACACTCACCAGTTGCTTGGGAACATAATGTCCCAGATAAAAAGATACTGTAGTTGATTGTGCTCTATTGGTTGCAAGACTTTGGCACCTGTCAGTTCTGTGCTTCGTCTTGAGAAGGTCTCGGTAAAGTCTTTGGGTTTCTACGTTTTGTGCTGTGCTTGATCTTCTTTCCAAACTGAACGCtataaaagagagagaattcCTTTTAACTAACCAAGCTGATGGTCTCACCTGAGCAACTAAAACTGATTTCACTTTGTACTCTaggctatttaaaatatttctttcactaGTATGAAGAGAGTTGGGCTTATTTTGGGGAGGCTTGCTATTGTCATAATGTATTCTTCAATACAAGTTTAAACATCCAACTGTTCTGTTTTGTAGGATGACTGCCAAATCAACAGACTAGGAAATTAATTAAGCAACACTGAACTGAGCCTGTGCATTTTCCACACATGTCCAATTACTAGTGACCTAAATCTAGGGCAAAAGCCTGAAGTCTGGAGAGTGCATTTAAAGAATTGGAACAGCATCCTTCCATAAAACTGCATAGCCCTATGTGGAACAAATGCCCTAATATAATGTTCTTTTAGAGGGAAAGCTATCACAAATTGAGCTCTGACAGTTTGATGTGCCTCATCCTCAGGGTAAGGACACTGGAGAATGCCTTGCTGGGAAAGCTGATGTGTTCTTCCTCCGTAGCTGCTGCTTTCTAAGGCCTTTTGGTAAAGTAACACATCGGCAAATCTCCGAGAACTTGCTACCCCTGTTCCGGTAACAAAGCACATAACTGGATGCACAGTTGGGCTGAAAGTGGGGCTGGGGTAGCTTGGCTTTACTGTCCTCTTAAGGAAGTGACACAGTAATATAAAGAAATTGGATGTTAAAATAGCACAGGGTACATGCTGTCAACATCTGTTCTTTAGGGTCCTGCCCTGCTCTTGAGCAAGTGTGGCTAGCATGAGGGCCTCACATAAGCATGTGATTGCTTTCTAGTTAGTTTAAAGATAATCTGATTTCAAACTAGATCATCCCTCCACAGTGGTAATTTATAGATCTTTAGGTCAGAACCTAAAGGTTGCTCTTGAAACTTGTTCAGTTGCTAATAGTTCTAAACCTGTAGCCGATCATAGACTTAAGTATATTGGTTGCGAAACCTATATAACCTTTAGGATTAGATCTTTAGATTATACTGAAGTCTGCTCTGACTTGCTTTCACCATTTATACCACACTTGCCTCCAAGTGTTGCTTATTGTGGTGCTTGATATCTGTCCTTCAGGTGTAACAGGCTTCTTAATGCTTTGGATGTTTCAAAAACTGGGAAGTACTGCAATTTTCCTCCACTATTCTGAAGGCTCAGATTAGTGAACGGTATGGGTGAGCGTATGTTTGATCTAGCTAGCTTGACCTGCCTACATGTTAAATAGCATTGAAAATCAGTACGGTGTTGTAATTCAGTGGTGCGACTTCTGTGTGCACAATAGGCTTAAGGAAGAGGATGTAGCTGGGACCCTTGTCACAGCATGTAGCAAGGAACAGGACCCTGCTGGGGTGTGACTCATAAAAAGTAGAAGCAGCGGAGCTGTTTTGAagtccagcagcagctcagggacTTGAGGTTGGAAGGTCAGAGGCATGCTGCTTCGGAGATCAGTTTCCAGGTCCCAGAGAATTCAGTGACCTGGTCTATTAAACAATTGCAGCTGAGCAATTCTGCACTGGCATCAATTCTGcacaagcaacagaaaataaatatggatCTGTGTTTCTTAATCTACTGGCTTCAAGTAATAAATGTCCTGGTGGTGACTTTGAAATTGTTGTGCgatatttcatttattcttgTTTATAGTTTAACTCTGAGGTCAGTTGTATACTGTTTATAAGTAAGTGGGGTTATAGTTTTTGACACTTACTATAAAAGTCTTTCCCATCTTAATGACAAGGTTAGCATGTACATATCTCGtgctttgtatttctgcatatatttctgctgaacatttttcttgcaaGTAGGCAGCCTTGGTGAAGTCCCATGCTGCCCCACAAAGGCATTCCTCATTACCTAGTATTACAGAATGGTTTCATTGCTTTCCAATCTTACAGTTTATCTTTACGGCTGTCTGTTGGCAATGTCCCTTGACGAACATCTTTCCATCAAAGAAAACGGGTTTCTTGTTTCTCTGTATCTCAGGGATTTTTACCCCTGAACTAGTGAACTTGAAAAATATTGCATATTCTCCCTTTCAGGGCTTCTGAGTGCCTGTTGACTTCCACAGTCAGTTTACTTACACATTTTAACTTCAGACCtggctatttaaaaagaaaaaaaaaaaattcaaatgtagGATGtggcaaagggaaagaaaactgttttcattgtaATGTATCTGAAAGACTGGCTGTTTCACTAGCATTTATTGCTCTGTAACGCTCTCTGTAAAAGTCATTTATGTGTGCGCTGGGATCGTGCTTGATGTATATTCCTGAAGAAACTTTAGCAAATGGagttttgtaatattttatttgtacgTGTTTTGAAAATCCataaagcttaaaataaaatgatctTAATATTGCCAATCTAACTGGGCATTAAATAGTCCGTTTATAATAGCAGTGTATGAACATTAAACCTTGAATAAGATTTTCATTGTATGGGTGAATCATCTGATACAGGCTATAGAGTACAGAAATGACTTGGCCTATTTATCCATTTCTTGAAGAATCCTGTAACTTTTAGATATGGAAGACTGGCTCAGCTTTGTGGTATTGACTCTAGACTGCTGGTCTGTTAATTACAAACACTATTCTGTGCTTAAATTAAGAGTTAAGTGTCAGGAAGAGAGAGCTCTGTGTTTACGTAGCATTGCCATTACTCCATACTTAGTAATCCAGATCGGTGTTTTTCAACAGCTCCAATAAATCTGGTTAGGAAATtggaataattttctgaaaacaccAGTTTCTCTTCTCTGACTTTTCCATtaagaactgttttctttaattcataGCTCTGAGGCTTCCTAGGACTATACAGCTGTGTTACTCATTTAGTAAAGATAGCAGTTGTCTTTTGTCATGGTAACTAGTACTTGCTACACAATGCTCAAGCTTCTTCTAGCACTATTTTGCTCATATTTACTTACTCCCAGCTCTATCTTGATCTGCACTGAGAATATAGTTTCCGTTCATAGTACAGATGGAAACTAATGTACAGGAGCATTGAGCTGTGCAATGTTGTCATCTTTATTACAGAATGGGACCCTCCTGCTGTAGGTAGATGCAGCTTAAAGGGCTCTTCTCAATCCATTAGAGGTTTTTATTTGAGTGGCCTCCTTTCATGTAGG
Encoded here:
- the MTMR6 gene encoding phosphatidylinositol-3,5-bisphosphate 3-phosphatase MTMR6 isoform X8 codes for the protein MGVPNANWQLSDANRDYKICETYPRELYVPRTASKPIIVGSSKFRSKGRFPVLSYYHKKKEAAICRCSQPLSGFSARCLEDEHMLQAISKANPSNRYMYVMDTRPKLNAMANRAAGKGYENEDNYSNIRFQFVGIENIHVMRSSLQKLLEVSGTKGLSVNDFLSGLENSGWLRHIKAVLDAAVFLVKAIAVESASVLVHCSDGWDRTSQVCSLGALLLDSYYRTIKGFMVLIEKDWISFGHKFSDRCCQLDGDPKEISPVFTQFLESVWNLTEQFPQAFEYNEAFLLQIHEHVHSCQFGNFLGNCQKEREELKLKEKTYSLWPFLLDEQKKYQNPLYNPDFSPELTLLEPNTVSFNFKFWRNMYHQFDRSMHPRQSVFNLIMNMSEQNKQLEEDIKELEAKIKQRSGQSDAILVKEHQQSAHPAPMALKSPPCFKKEQPLIPVNDAVRTIEGSNTADNRYSEFVAEFSKAEPAVVSLEYGVARMTC
- the MTMR6 gene encoding phosphatidylinositol-3,5-bisphosphate 3-phosphatase MTMR6 isoform X6; its protein translation is MEHIRTTKVEQVKLLDRFSTSNKSLTGTLYLTATHLLFIDSSQRETWILHHHIAAVEKLPLTTSGCPLVIQCKNFRIVHFVVPRERDCHDIYNSLLQLSRTAKYEELYAFSYNPKQNKSEQAEGWQLIDLAEEYKRMGVPNANWQLSDANRDYKICETYPRELYVPRTASKPIIVGSSKFRSKGRFPVLSYYHKKKELNAMANRAAGKGYENEDNYSNIRFQFVGIENIHVMRSSLQKLLEVSGTKGLSVNDFLSGLENSGWLRHIKAVLDAAVFLVKAIAVESASVLVHCSDGWDRTSQVCSLGALLLDSYYRTIKGFMVLIEKDWISFGHKFSDRCCQLDGDPKEISPVFTQFLESVWNLTEQFPQAFEYNEAFLLQIHEHVHSCQFGNFLGNCQKEREELKLKEKTYSLWPFLLDEQKKYQNPLYNPDFSPELTLLEPNTVSFNFKFWRNMYHQFDRSMHPRQSVFNLIMNMSEQNKQLEEDIKELEAKIKQRSGQSDAILVKEHQQSAHPAPMALKSPPCFKKEQPLIPVNDAVRTIEGSNTADNRYSEFVAEFSKAEPAVVSLEYGVARMTC
- the MTMR6 gene encoding phosphatidylinositol-3,5-bisphosphate 3-phosphatase MTMR6 isoform X5, with translation MEHIRTTKVEQVKLLDRFSTSNKSLTGTLYLTATHLLFIDSSQRETWILHHHIAAVEKLPLTTSGCPLVIQCKNFRIVHFVVPRERDCHDIYNSLLQLSRTAKYEELYAFSYNPKQNKSEQAEGWQLIDLAEEYKRMGVPNANWQLSDANRDYKAAICRCSQPLSGFSARCLEDEHMLQAISKANPSNRYMYVMDTRPKLNAMANRAAGKGYENEDNYSNIRFQFVGIENIHVMRSSLQKLLEVSGTKGLSVNDFLSGLENSGWLRHIKAVLDAAVFLVKAIAVESASVLVHCSDGWDRTSQVCSLGALLLDSYYRTIKGFMVLIEKDWISFGHKFSDRCCQLDGDPKEISPVFTQFLESVWNLTEQFPQAFEYNEAFLLQIHEHVHSCQFGNFLGNCQKEREELKLKEKTYSLWPFLLDEQKKYQNPLYNPDFSPELTLLEPNTVSFNFKFWRNMYHQFDRSMHPRQSVFNLIMNMSEQNKQLEEDIKELEAKIKQRSGQSDAILVKEHQQSAHPAPMALKSPPCFKKEQPLIPVNDAVRTIEGSNTADNRYSEFVAEFSKAEPAVVSLEYGVARMTC